From the genome of Marinicella rhabdoformis:
TCAAGCTAACCAAAGCAAGGAAAGATAAATACCAAGCAAATCCTCGTCCGGCAGATTCATTGGCCACTTGTGCAATGGTAATTGGACCTGATAAATTCTTAACTGAAGCTTTGCCAGTCACCAACTTCCACATCATTTCCAAAGACTTTGAAGTAATTTTACCCGTTTCATTCCACGCTTGACCCAGGGCCTTCAAAGGGCCATAGCTTAATGTAAAGTACATTTCTCGCATAAATGCGATGTCTTTTTTAGCTGGATTCTGAGGCCTGACACCTAAAACTTTCTTATTCTCATCATCTGGGTTTACCGCTAATTTTTCTAACGTAATTTGTTGTTCTTTACCACTTCTGATGAATCTAATTTCAACTGGTGGCCGATTAATTTTTTGAACGGATTCAACCAAACCATACCAATCATTAACCACTTCACCATTGATATGTGTGATTTCATCTCCCTGCCTCAAACCAGCTTGTGATGCCGGCAAATTTTTATCCAATTCTGCCATGATAGCAGGGGCAGGAATGCGCCAGGGCGACAAACCGATATGATCTATTAAATCCTCTTCCGACACATGTTCTGGTACAGTCGAAAGCGGCAAGATTCTATTCACCAAAGAACCATTTATGGTTTCAACCTCGACCTCAATATCCAAACGGTCAATACCAGCGGTAATCAACGCCAAAGAAACATCGGACCAGGTTTTAATCTCCTCATTGGCCATTCTTCTCAAACGATCACCATATTCAAAACCAGCAGATGCCATGGTTTTTTGTGGCTCACCCAATGTGGGTTGAATTTCTTGTTTACCAACAACAAACATCAACCAATACAAAACAAACGCAAGTATGAAGTTAAACGCAGGTCCAGCAACCATAATCAACATGCGTTGATATATGGGTTTATTGTTGTACACCTCATGCGCAGGCTCACCACTGATTTCGCAGTCTCTGCTGTCTAACAACTTAACATAGCCACCGAGAGGAATGGGGGCAATGGCTATTTCTGTTCCATGTTTATCGTACCGTGACCAAATGGGCTTACCAAAACCCACACAAAATCTGATGACTTTTACACCAAATCTACGCGCCACCCAAAAATGACCCATTTCATGAATGGTAACTAAAACGCCTAAAGTGACGATTAACCAGAAAATATTACCTAAAACTGTCATATTGAAAATTTCTGTTGAATGAATTGTTGTGTTAATAGCCTGACTTCATGATCCGTACTGGATAATTGAGCCAAAGATTCTACATCATCAAAATCAAAACGATTCATTATAAAAGCATTGATATTCGCAATGTCCATGAATTTGATATTACCTTTCAGGAATTCAGCCACACTGATTTCATTGGCAGCATTCAATACCGCTGGTGCGGTACCGCCTTTTTTTATGGCTTCTCGAGCCAAGGTCAGACAGGGAAACTTTTCATCGTCCGGCGCCAAAAAGTCAAGCCGAGAAAGCGCAATTAAATCTAAGAAATCTCCATCATTGGCTAATCGATCTCTTAAACCCAATCCATAAGAAATCGGGATTTGCATGTCTGGCGTTCCTAGTTGTGCCAACACCGATCCATCAATATAGTGCACCAAGGAATGTATCGTACTTTGTGGATGAACCACAACTTCAATGTGATGTTCAGGCATATTGAACAACCAGTGGGCTTCAATCACTTCGAGGCCTTTATTCATCAAAGTGGCAGAATCAACAGATATTTTCGCACCCATATCCCATTGCGGATGGGCCACTGCTTGAGCAGGTGTGATGTGTTGAAATTCAGACAGTGGCTTTGACCAAAAGGGTCCGCCCGAGGCAGTT
Proteins encoded in this window:
- the rseP gene encoding RIP metalloprotease RseP, producing the protein MTVLGNIFWLIVTLGVLVTIHEMGHFWVARRFGVKVIRFCVGFGKPIWSRYDKHGTEIAIAPIPLGGYVKLLDSRDCEISGEPAHEVYNNKPIYQRMLIMVAGPAFNFILAFVLYWLMFVVGKQEIQPTLGEPQKTMASAGFEYGDRLRRMANEEIKTWSDVSLALITAGIDRLDIEVEVETINGSLVNRILPLSTVPEHVSEEDLIDHIGLSPWRIPAPAIMAELDKNLPASQAGLRQGDEITHINGEVVNDWYGLVESVQKINRPPVEIRFIRSGKEQQITLEKLAVNPDDENKKVLGVRPQNPAKKDIAFMREMYFTLSYGPLKALGQAWNETGKITSKSLEMMWKLVTGKASVKNLSGPITIAQVANESAGRGFAWYLSFLALVSLSLGIINLMPVPMLDGGQMLFLAFEKIKGAPLSERFEIRAQMVGMFLLLSLMSVAFYNDILRSLS
- the dxr gene encoding 1-deoxy-D-xylulose-5-phosphate reductoisomerase: MKQVALLGATGSIGDSTCAILRKHPDQFNLFALSAHSNWKKALQLITEFKPQHVVITDEQSYLLLKSELNDINVSIHSGSDALDELVKMTEIDLVVAAIVGSAGMSSVLAATEAGKTLLLANKESVVAAGALLMPLSLKTGAHIIPLDSEHNALYQCLPQNYQTGITPERVSHLTLTASGGPFWSKPLSEFQHITPAQAVAHPQWDMGAKISVDSATLMNKGLEVIEAHWLFNMPEHHIEVVVHPQSTIHSLVHYIDGSVLAQLGTPDMQIPISYGLGLRDRLANDGDFLDLIALSRLDFLAPDDEKFPCLTLAREAIKKGGTAPAVLNAANEISVAEFLKGNIKFMDIANINAFIMNRFDFDDVESLAQLSSTDHEVRLLTQQFIQQKFSI